The following are from one region of the Mycolicibacterium diernhoferi genome:
- a CDS encoding alpha/beta hydrolase, which produces MTAVPAAATSDASAPEPTVKSAFWIRHYTFTGTAVGLVFIWLSLTPSLLPREPLFQGLVSGAAGGIGYGLGVFGVWLYRYMLSKDSTPAAPRLAWVILVVVGVLGQIAAIVYFHVWQDDIRDLMGVPRMGFWDHPLTAVLAIVFLFMFVEIGQLIGKLVRFLVRQLERVAPPRVSGVVAVVLVLALAIALLNGIVARFAMTTINNTFESVNNEDDPDNPAPTTVLRSGGPQSLVSWESLGHQGRNFVAGGPTVAELTEFNGAPATEPIRTYAGLNSADGIKATAKLAAEELRRTGGLERDVIGIATTTGTGWINEAEASSLEYMYNGNSALVSMQYSFLPSWISFLVDQENALQAGQALFEAVDAMVRELPENDRPKVVVFGESLGSFGGEAPFLALNNLIARTDGALFSGPTFKNEIWTSLTINRDEGSPQWLPIYDKGENVRFSARPENLGRPDDPWGRPRVVYLQHASDPISWWNPDLLFAKPDWLRETRGYDVSPRMEWIPVVTFLQVSADMAVAVDVPDGHGHVYVRDVANAWAAILQPPGWTAEKTEKLRPILRSDENS; this is translated from the coding sequence GTGACCGCCGTTCCCGCCGCCGCGACGTCCGATGCGTCAGCGCCCGAGCCGACCGTCAAGTCCGCCTTTTGGATTCGGCACTACACCTTCACCGGCACCGCCGTCGGCCTGGTGTTCATCTGGCTGTCGCTGACCCCTTCCCTGCTGCCCCGCGAGCCGCTGTTCCAGGGGCTGGTGAGCGGTGCGGCGGGCGGTATCGGCTATGGCCTCGGCGTTTTCGGCGTCTGGCTGTACCGGTACATGCTGTCCAAGGACAGCACCCCCGCGGCACCGCGTCTCGCCTGGGTGATCCTGGTCGTCGTCGGTGTCCTCGGCCAGATCGCCGCGATCGTCTATTTCCACGTCTGGCAGGACGACATCCGCGACCTGATGGGCGTGCCCCGGATGGGATTCTGGGACCACCCGCTGACCGCGGTGCTGGCCATCGTGTTCCTGTTCATGTTCGTCGAGATCGGCCAACTGATCGGCAAATTGGTCCGATTCCTGGTGCGCCAACTGGAGCGGGTCGCGCCGCCGCGGGTGTCCGGCGTGGTGGCCGTCGTGCTGGTTCTGGCGCTGGCGATCGCCTTGCTCAACGGCATCGTGGCGCGGTTCGCGATGACCACGATCAACAACACGTTCGAAAGCGTCAACAATGAGGACGATCCCGACAATCCCGCTCCGACAACAGTTCTGCGCTCCGGCGGGCCGCAGTCACTGGTCAGCTGGGAGTCGTTGGGACATCAGGGCCGCAACTTCGTGGCGGGCGGGCCGACGGTGGCCGAGCTCACCGAATTCAACGGCGCCCCGGCGACCGAGCCGATCCGCACCTACGCCGGGCTGAACTCCGCCGACGGCATCAAGGCCACCGCCAAGCTGGCCGCCGAGGAACTGCGCCGCACCGGCGGGCTGGAGCGCGACGTCATCGGCATCGCGACCACCACGGGCACCGGATGGATCAACGAGGCCGAAGCGTCGTCGCTGGAGTACATGTACAACGGCAACTCCGCCCTGGTATCCATGCAGTACTCGTTCCTGCCCAGCTGGATCTCCTTCCTGGTGGACCAGGAGAACGCACTGCAGGCCGGGCAGGCGCTGTTCGAGGCGGTCGACGCCATGGTCCGGGAACTCCCCGAGAACGACCGTCCGAAGGTCGTGGTGTTCGGGGAAAGCCTCGGGTCCTTCGGTGGCGAGGCCCCGTTCCTGGCGCTGAACAACCTCATCGCCCGCACCGACGGGGCGTTGTTCTCCGGGCCGACGTTCAAGAACGAGATCTGGACCTCGCTCACCATCAACCGTGACGAGGGTTCCCCGCAGTGGCTGCCGATCTACGACAAGGGTGAGAACGTCCGATTCTCGGCGCGCCCGGAGAACCTGGGCCGCCCCGATGACCCGTGGGGCCGGCCGCGGGTCGTCTACCTGCAGCACGCATCGGATCCGATCTCCTGGTGGAACCCGGATCTGCTGTTCGCCAAACCGGATTGGCTGCGCGAGACCCGCGGTTACGACGTGTCCCCGCGGATGGAGTGGATTCCGGTGGTGACGTTCCTGCAGGTGTCCGCCGACATGGCGGTGGCCGTGGATGTGCCCGACGGGCACGGCCACGTCTACGTCCGCGACGTCGCCAACGCGTGGGCGGCGATCCTGCAACCGCCGGGCTGGACGGCGGAGAAGACCGAGAAGCTACGCCCGATCCTGCGCTCCGACGAGAACAGTTGA
- the lpqV gene encoding lipoprotein LpqV has translation MRRYPILVTAAAAALLAGCTPTTEKPSTETSTPSPSSTESPSPSPSGTAARGAVQVSPGGVTTAVDAPANATESGYGQACRAARAWIDGRPGEPAELAEAYLKTVQEPGAVGPGSFNVAWADLTPGQQAGVIMAVNSAAAKECG, from the coding sequence ATGCGCCGCTACCCGATCCTCGTGACCGCAGCCGCCGCCGCCCTGCTGGCGGGGTGCACACCGACCACCGAGAAGCCGTCCACCGAGACCTCGACGCCGAGCCCGTCGAGCACCGAATCGCCGTCGCCGTCCCCGTCCGGGACGGCAGCCCGCGGCGCCGTGCAGGTGTCTCCGGGCGGCGTCACGACGGCCGTGGACGCGCCCGCGAACGCGACCGAATCCGGCTATGGCCAGGCCTGTCGTGCCGCACGGGCGTGGATCGACGGGCGTCCGGGAGAGCCCGCTGAGCTGGCCGAGGCCTACCTCAAGACGGTGCAGGAACCAGGCGCGGTCGGCCCGGGCAGCTTCAACGTGGCGTGGGCAGATCTGACGCCCGGCCAGCAGGCCGGCGTCATCATGGCGGTCAACTCCGCGGCCGCCAAAGAGTGCGGATAG
- a CDS encoding endonuclease domain-containing protein yields MAPFLGSEAVAAGRASKYDLRSRFTAIYPDVYVADDADLTLDDRALGAWLWSGRRAVLCGLTASALHGARYVEDTQPVELVSPNRRPPGGIRAYNHELREGEITEAGQWGLPATSIARTVFDLGRRSPLDEAVARLDALGNARCFRAPEVLDWARSRHGGKRGIRQLEIALDLHDPGAESLRETWLRLLTVRAGYPRPETQIPVVSGDGRRRYFLDMGWERLKLAVEYDGDHHRTSPAQFAHDIVRTEDLEDLGWIRIRVTKRHNKPEILQRLARAWDARVHSDRDFHRKGDLCAPSALRGPAA; encoded by the coding sequence ATGGCGCCCTTCCTCGGCAGCGAGGCGGTCGCGGCCGGTCGTGCCTCGAAGTACGACCTTCGCAGCCGGTTCACCGCGATCTACCCCGACGTCTATGTCGCCGACGATGCCGACCTCACCCTCGACGACCGCGCGCTGGGCGCCTGGCTGTGGTCCGGCCGGCGGGCGGTGCTGTGCGGGCTCACCGCCTCGGCGCTACACGGCGCGCGCTATGTCGAGGACACGCAGCCGGTCGAACTGGTCTCGCCGAATCGTCGGCCACCAGGCGGTATCCGCGCGTACAACCACGAACTGCGCGAGGGCGAGATCACCGAAGCCGGGCAGTGGGGACTGCCCGCGACCTCCATCGCACGCACGGTGTTCGACCTGGGCCGGCGCAGTCCCCTCGACGAGGCGGTGGCCCGACTGGACGCTTTGGGAAACGCCCGGTGCTTCCGAGCCCCCGAGGTGCTGGACTGGGCACGCTCGCGGCACGGAGGCAAACGCGGGATACGGCAACTCGAGATCGCGCTGGACCTACACGATCCGGGCGCCGAATCGCTGCGCGAAACCTGGCTGCGTCTGCTGACAGTTCGCGCCGGCTACCCGCGCCCCGAGACCCAGATCCCGGTGGTGAGCGGCGACGGGCGCCGCAGATACTTCCTCGACATGGGCTGGGAGCGGCTCAAGCTCGCCGTGGAGTACGACGGGGACCATCACCGCACCAGTCCGGCGCAATTCGCCCACGACATCGTCCGCACCGAGGACCTCGAAGATCTGGGGTGGATTCGGATCCGCGTGACCAAGCGGCACAACAAACCCGAGATTCTCCAGCGGCTCGCGCGGGCCTGGGACGCGAGAGTGCACTCAGATCGAGATTTTCACCGAAAAGGCGATCTGTGTGCACCGTCGGCGCTCAGGGGACCCGCGGCGTGA
- a CDS encoding enoyl-CoA hydratase, whose translation MNYETILVTREGRVATITLNRPKALNALNSQVMREVTTAAAELDADPGVGAIILTGSEKAFAAGADIKEMADLSFADVFSQDFFALWGEFAATRTPTIAAVAGYALGGGCELAMMCDLLIAADTAKFGQPEIKLGVLPGMGGSQRLTRAIGKAKAMDLILTGRTIDAAEAERSGLVSRVVPADSLLEEANATAATIAGMSLSAARMAKEAVNRAFESTLAEGLLYERRIFHSAFATEDQKEGMAAFTEKRAANFTHR comes from the coding sequence ATGAACTACGAGACCATCCTGGTGACCCGCGAGGGTCGGGTCGCCACCATCACCCTGAACCGGCCGAAGGCGCTCAACGCGCTCAACAGCCAGGTCATGCGCGAGGTCACCACCGCGGCGGCAGAACTCGACGCCGACCCGGGCGTCGGGGCCATCATCCTCACCGGCAGCGAGAAGGCCTTCGCGGCCGGCGCCGACATCAAGGAAATGGCCGACCTGTCCTTCGCCGATGTGTTCAGCCAGGACTTCTTCGCGCTGTGGGGCGAGTTCGCCGCCACCCGCACCCCCACCATCGCCGCGGTCGCCGGGTACGCCCTCGGCGGTGGCTGCGAGCTGGCCATGATGTGTGACCTGCTGATCGCCGCGGACACCGCGAAATTCGGTCAGCCCGAGATCAAGCTGGGCGTGCTGCCCGGCATGGGTGGCAGCCAGCGGCTCACCCGCGCCATCGGCAAGGCCAAGGCGATGGACCTGATCCTCACCGGCCGCACCATCGACGCCGCCGAGGCCGAGCGCAGCGGTCTGGTGTCGCGGGTGGTGCCCGCCGACAGCCTGTTGGAGGAGGCCAACGCCACCGCCGCGACCATCGCCGGGATGTCGCTGTCGGCGGCGCGGATGGCCAAGGAGGCCGTCAACCGCGCCTTCGAGTCGACGCTGGCCGAAGGGCTGCTCTACGAGCGGCGGATCTTCCACTCGGCCTTCGCGACCGAGGACCAGAAAGAGGGAATGGCCGCGTTCACCGAGAAGCGCGCGGCGAACTTCACCCATCGCTAA
- a CDS encoding cysteine dioxygenase, whose amino-acid sequence MVAPVLQTPPAVSAPTRLRLPDLLQATDRCADDVLSGRYDRLLAAAPLTVDERWYNRLYGDDELDIWLISWVPDKSTELHDHGGSLGALTVVSGALRETRWDGQTLRDRELTAGDQAAFPLGWVHDVVWAAPSGWGHRPLARESAATGGSAQPAPVTLSVHAYSPPLSAMSYYEVTERNTLRRNRTELTDAPEG is encoded by the coding sequence ATGGTTGCCCCCGTTCTGCAAACCCCTCCCGCCGTGTCCGCACCGACCCGACTGCGGCTGCCCGATCTGCTGCAGGCCACCGACCGCTGCGCCGACGACGTGCTCTCGGGCCGCTACGACCGGTTGCTCGCCGCGGCCCCGCTGACGGTCGACGAGCGCTGGTACAACCGGCTCTACGGCGACGACGAACTCGACATCTGGCTGATCAGCTGGGTGCCGGACAAGTCCACCGAACTGCACGATCACGGCGGGTCGCTGGGCGCGCTGACGGTGGTGTCCGGCGCCCTGCGGGAGACCCGCTGGGACGGGCAGACCCTGCGTGACCGCGAGCTCACCGCCGGCGATCAGGCCGCGTTCCCACTGGGCTGGGTGCACGATGTGGTCTGGGCCGCCCCGTCGGGCTGGGGGCACCGCCCGCTTGCGCGGGAGAGCGCAGCGACCGGGGGATCGGCACAGCCGGCCCCGGTGACGCTGAGCGTGCACGCCTATTCGCCGCCGTTGTCGGCGATGTCGTACTACGAGGTCACCGAGCGGAACACGTTGCGCCGCAACCGCACCGAGCTCACCGACGCGCCGGAGGGATAG
- a CDS encoding rhodanese-like domain-containing protein: MPSRIDAVLEAARARLQRIEARDVPEALRRGALLVDIRPGWQRADEGDVAPACKALLIERNHLEWRCDPTSDARIPEAVDDDVEWIVLCSEGYTSSLAAAALQDLGLHKATDVIGGYHALPDELRSTVLVGAQDRA, from the coding sequence ATGCCCAGTCGAATCGACGCCGTGCTGGAGGCCGCCCGGGCCCGTCTGCAACGGATCGAAGCCCGGGACGTGCCCGAGGCGCTGCGCCGCGGGGCGCTGCTGGTCGACATCCGGCCGGGCTGGCAGCGGGCCGATGAGGGCGACGTGGCCCCGGCCTGCAAAGCCCTGCTGATCGAGCGCAATCACCTGGAATGGCGCTGCGACCCGACCAGCGACGCCCGCATCCCCGAGGCCGTCGACGACGACGTCGAATGGATCGTGCTGTGCTCGGAGGGCTACACCTCCAGCCTGGCCGCCGCGGCGTTGCAGGATCTCGGCCTGCACAAGGCCACCGACGTCATCGGCGGCTACCACGCCCTTCCGGACGAACTGAGGTCAACTGTTCTCGTCGGAGCGCAGGATCGGGCGTAG
- the purT gene encoding formate-dependent phosphoribosylglycinamide formyltransferase, translating into MTTLGTPLSPNATRVMLLGSGELGREVLIALQRLGVETIAVDRYADAPGQQVAHHARTISMTDPEQLRALIEAEKPDLVVPEIEAIATPVLEALEDAGVVRVIPTARAARLTMDREGIRRLAAETLGVPTSPYRFCDSLSELQAAVAEIGYPCVVKPVMSSSGKGQSKIDGPEGVEAAWEYAMSGSRVSNTRIIVEGFIDFDYEITLLTVRAVGASGQVETQFCEPIGHQQVSGDYVQSWQPHPMSAAALAGAQEIARKVTENLGGQGIFGVELFVKGDQVWFSEVSPRPHDTGMVTMITQWQNEFELHARAILGLPVDTTLKTPGASAVIYGGVDATGIVFDGVDAALQVPRTDIRLFGKPESFVRRRMGVALAYDADVEVARANAVEAAGRVTPRVP; encoded by the coding sequence ATGACCACTCTCGGAACACCCCTGTCCCCGAACGCCACCCGGGTGATGCTGCTCGGCTCCGGTGAGCTCGGCCGTGAAGTCCTGATCGCGTTGCAGCGGCTCGGCGTGGAGACGATCGCCGTCGACCGCTACGCCGATGCGCCCGGGCAGCAGGTCGCCCACCACGCGCGCACCATCTCCATGACCGATCCCGAGCAGCTGCGGGCGCTGATCGAGGCCGAGAAACCGGATCTGGTGGTGCCGGAGATCGAGGCGATCGCCACCCCGGTCCTGGAAGCGCTGGAGGACGCCGGCGTGGTGCGGGTGATCCCGACCGCGCGGGCGGCCCGGCTGACCATGGACCGCGAGGGCATCCGGCGGCTGGCCGCCGAGACGCTCGGGGTGCCGACCAGCCCGTACCGGTTCTGCGATTCGCTGTCCGAGCTGCAGGCCGCGGTCGCCGAGATCGGCTACCCGTGCGTGGTGAAACCGGTGATGAGCAGCTCCGGCAAGGGCCAATCGAAGATCGACGGGCCCGAGGGCGTCGAGGCTGCCTGGGAGTATGCGATGTCGGGCAGCCGGGTGAGCAACACCCGCATCATCGTCGAGGGGTTCATCGACTTCGACTACGAGATCACGCTGCTGACGGTGCGCGCGGTCGGCGCGTCCGGGCAGGTGGAGACCCAGTTCTGCGAGCCGATCGGGCACCAGCAGGTCAGCGGCGATTATGTGCAGAGCTGGCAGCCGCACCCGATGTCGGCGGCCGCGCTGGCCGGCGCCCAGGAGATCGCCCGCAAGGTGACCGAGAACCTGGGTGGGCAGGGCATTTTCGGCGTCGAACTGTTCGTCAAGGGCGACCAGGTGTGGTTCAGCGAGGTCAGTCCGCGCCCGCACGACACCGGCATGGTCACGATGATCACGCAGTGGCAGAACGAGTTCGAACTGCACGCGCGGGCCATCCTGGGCCTGCCCGTCGACACCACGCTCAAGACGCCCGGGGCGAGCGCGGTGATCTACGGCGGCGTGGATGCGACCGGCATCGTCTTCGATGGGGTGGACGCCGCTCTGCAGGTGCCGCGCACCGACATTCGGCTGTTCGGCAAGCCGGAGAGCTTCGTGCGACGCCGGATGGGTGTGGCGCTGGCCTACGACGCGGACGTCGAGGTCGCGCGGGCCAATGCCGTCGAGGCGGCCGGCCGGGTCACGCCGCGGGTCCCCTGA
- a CDS encoding acetyl-CoA C-acetyltransferase, with translation MPEAVIVATARSPIGRAVKGSLATMRPDDLAAQMVRAALDKVPSLDPRDIDDLMMGCAQPAGEAGYNIGRAVAVELGYDFLPGTTVNRYCSSSLQTTRMAFHAIKAGEGDVFISAGVETVSRFGVGAADGAPNSKNALFAEAQARTVKQAEDESTWHDPREDGLIPDVYIAMGQTAENVATYTGISREDQDHWGVRSQNRAEEAIKSGFFEREISPVTLPDGTVVSTDDGPRAGTSYDKISQLKPVFRPNGTITAGNACPLNDGAAAVVIMSDTKAKELGLTPLARIVSTGVSGLSPEIMGLGPIEAIKKALAKAGKTISDIDLVEINEAFAVQVLGSARELGIDEDKLNVSGGAIALGHPFGMTGARITATLLNNLSTYDKTFGIESMCVGGGQGMAMVVERLS, from the coding sequence ATGCCCGAAGCCGTCATCGTCGCCACCGCCCGATCCCCCATCGGGCGCGCCGTCAAGGGGTCGCTGGCCACCATGCGTCCCGACGATCTCGCCGCCCAGATGGTGCGGGCCGCACTGGACAAGGTGCCCTCGCTGGACCCGCGCGACATCGACGATCTGATGATGGGCTGCGCACAGCCCGCAGGTGAGGCCGGTTACAACATCGGACGCGCGGTCGCCGTCGAACTCGGCTACGACTTCCTGCCCGGCACCACCGTGAACCGGTACTGCTCGTCCTCGCTGCAGACCACCCGGATGGCCTTCCACGCCATCAAGGCCGGTGAGGGTGACGTGTTCATCTCCGCCGGTGTGGAGACGGTGTCGCGTTTCGGCGTCGGCGCCGCCGACGGCGCCCCGAACAGCAAGAACGCGCTGTTCGCCGAGGCCCAGGCCCGCACCGTCAAGCAGGCCGAGGACGAGTCCACGTGGCATGACCCGCGCGAAGACGGGCTCATCCCCGACGTCTACATCGCCATGGGCCAGACCGCGGAGAACGTCGCCACCTACACCGGCATCAGCCGCGAGGACCAGGACCACTGGGGTGTGCGGTCGCAGAACCGGGCCGAGGAGGCCATCAAGAGCGGCTTCTTCGAGCGTGAGATCTCCCCCGTCACGCTGCCCGACGGCACCGTCGTCTCCACCGATGACGGCCCGCGCGCCGGCACCTCCTACGACAAGATCAGCCAGCTCAAGCCGGTGTTCCGCCCGAACGGCACGATCACCGCCGGCAACGCCTGCCCGCTGAACGACGGCGCGGCCGCGGTCGTCATCATGAGCGACACCAAGGCCAAGGAGCTGGGCCTGACCCCGCTGGCGCGCATCGTGTCCACCGGGGTGTCCGGCCTGTCGCCGGAGATCATGGGCCTGGGCCCGATCGAGGCCATCAAGAAGGCGCTCGCCAAGGCCGGCAAGACCATCTCCGACATCGACCTGGTCGAGATCAACGAGGCCTTCGCGGTGCAGGTGCTCGGTTCGGCGCGCGAACTGGGCATCGACGAGGACAAGCTGAACGTGTCCGGCGGCGCGATCGCGCTGGGCCACCCGTTCGGCATGACCGGCGCCCGGATCACCGCCACCCTGTTGAACAACCTGTCCACCTACGACAAGACCTTCGGCATCGAGTCGATGTGCGTCGGCGGCGGGCAGGGCATGGCGATGGTCGTGGAGCGGCTTTCCTGA
- a CDS encoding alpha/beta hydrolase: MTAPSKVSGTARAAISPAQARQPRLFPVGDRRPSEIVEDGAGIAGRLAGLVAMMTIKPTLAIGSHVPKLPWPFGMLDFAARVLRPAPGTVRATIALPHCTAQLVRAAGVLPADGKRSIILYLHGGAFLTCGVNTHGRLTTELSRFADSPVFVVNYRMIPKHSIGVALDDCYDAYKWLRLAGYAPERIVLAGDSAGGYLALALAQRLQAEGLDEELPAAVVTMSPLFEIDNRSRAHHPNARTDAMFPGKAFEALVEIIGAAADRQGEEIYEPLDHIEPGLPRTLIHVSGSEVLLNDARKAARMLAEAGVPVEVRIWPGQMHVFQLCSPIVGEATRSLRQIGDYIREATW; this comes from the coding sequence ATGACGGCACCAAGCAAGGTCTCTGGTACTGCGCGCGCGGCAATAAGCCCAGCTCAAGCCCGTCAACCTCGACTTTTCCCGGTCGGGGACCGGCGGCCGTCAGAGATCGTCGAGGACGGCGCCGGCATCGCGGGCCGCCTGGCGGGGTTAGTCGCGATGATGACGATCAAGCCCACCCTGGCCATCGGCAGCCACGTTCCCAAGCTGCCGTGGCCGTTCGGCATGCTGGATTTCGCCGCTCGCGTGCTGCGCCCGGCCCCGGGCACGGTGCGGGCCACCATCGCGTTGCCGCACTGCACGGCGCAACTGGTGCGCGCGGCCGGCGTGCTGCCCGCCGACGGCAAGCGCAGCATCATCCTCTACCTGCACGGCGGAGCGTTCCTGACCTGCGGGGTCAACACCCACGGCCGTCTGACGACGGAGCTGTCGAGGTTCGCCGACAGCCCGGTGTTCGTCGTGAACTACCGGATGATCCCCAAGCATTCGATCGGGGTGGCGCTCGACGACTGCTATGACGCCTACAAGTGGCTGCGGTTGGCCGGTTACGCGCCCGAGCGGATCGTGCTCGCGGGCGACTCGGCCGGTGGATACCTGGCCCTGGCGCTGGCCCAGCGGCTGCAGGCCGAGGGTCTCGACGAGGAGTTGCCCGCCGCGGTCGTCACGATGTCCCCACTGTTCGAGATCGACAACAGGAGCCGCGCCCACCACCCCAACGCCCGGACCGACGCGATGTTCCCGGGGAAGGCGTTCGAGGCGCTGGTGGAGATCATCGGCGCGGCCGCCGATCGGCAGGGCGAGGAGATCTACGAACCGCTCGACCACATCGAGCCGGGCCTGCCGCGCACGCTCATCCACGTGTCGGGCTCGGAAGTTCTGCTCAACGACGCGCGAAAGGCGGCGCGGATGCTGGCCGAGGCCGGGGTCCCTGTCGAGGTGCGCATCTGGCCCGGTCAGATGCATGTGTTCCAGCTGTGCTCGCCGATCGTCGGCGAGGCGACCCGCTCCCTGCGGCAGATCGGTGACTACATTCGCGAGGCCACCTGGTGA
- a CDS encoding enoyl-CoA hydratase/isomerase family protein, which translates to MAENEDILVSVRNGVGIVTLNRPKAINSLNDVMVAGLQQALTEWERNDEVKAVLLTGAGERGLCAGGDVVALYHSAKGDKAYARKFWWDEYLLNAHIGRFAKPYIAVMDGIVMGGGVGVAAHGNVRVVTEKTKMGMPEVGIGFIPDVGGTYLLSRTPGLLGVHAALTGAPFSGADAIAMGFADHFVPHDRLPDFIEAVVTGGHEDALNSYAEEPPESDLLAQRHWIDSCYAGDTVEQILADLRSHADEAQGHDGGNAAAAAADLIATRSPIALAVTLTAIRRAAHLHTLEEVLQQEFRVSVASLASHDFVEGIRAQLVDKDRNPQWSPATLDAVDEAAIDAYFASADPDLTF; encoded by the coding sequence GTGGCAGAAAACGAGGACATCCTAGTAAGTGTCCGGAACGGCGTCGGCATCGTCACGTTGAACCGCCCCAAGGCGATCAACTCACTCAATGACGTCATGGTCGCGGGCCTGCAGCAAGCACTCACCGAGTGGGAGCGCAACGACGAGGTCAAGGCCGTCCTGCTGACCGGCGCCGGTGAGCGTGGCCTGTGCGCCGGCGGCGACGTCGTGGCGCTCTACCACAGCGCCAAAGGCGACAAGGCCTACGCGCGCAAGTTCTGGTGGGACGAGTACCTGCTCAACGCGCACATCGGGCGTTTCGCCAAGCCCTACATCGCCGTGATGGACGGCATCGTGATGGGCGGCGGTGTCGGCGTCGCGGCGCACGGCAATGTCCGCGTCGTCACCGAGAAGACCAAGATGGGCATGCCCGAGGTGGGCATCGGCTTCATCCCCGATGTCGGCGGCACCTACCTGCTGTCCCGCACCCCCGGACTGCTCGGCGTGCACGCCGCGCTGACCGGCGCCCCGTTCTCCGGGGCGGACGCCATCGCCATGGGCTTCGCCGATCACTTCGTCCCGCACGACCGACTGCCCGACTTCATCGAGGCCGTCGTCACCGGCGGGCACGAGGACGCGCTGAACTCCTACGCGGAGGAGCCGCCGGAGAGCGACCTGCTGGCCCAGCGGCACTGGATCGACAGCTGCTACGCCGGCGACACGGTGGAACAGATCCTCGCCGACCTGCGCAGCCACGCCGACGAGGCACAGGGCCACGACGGGGGCAACGCCGCCGCGGCCGCCGCGGATCTGATCGCCACCCGTTCCCCCATCGCGCTGGCGGTCACGCTCACCGCGATCCGCCGGGCCGCGCATCTGCACACCCTGGAAGAGGTTCTGCAGCAGGAGTTCCGGGTGTCGGTGGCCTCGCTGGCCTCGCACGACTTCGTCGAGGGCATCCGCGCCCAGCTCGTCGACAAGGACCGCAACCCGCAGTGGTCGCCCGCCACGCTCGACGCGGTGGACGAGGCGGCGATCGACGCCTACTTCGCTTCCGCCGACCCCGATCTCACCTTCTGA
- a CDS encoding SGNH/GDSL hydrolase family protein has translation MGSRSRAPRLRNRSTLAAAAVATVASTGYLGARSLLSGQAAQTRQVIPKSWDIPPRADGVYSPGGGPAERWTRDVPFDLHLMIFGDSTATGYGSATADEVPGVLLARGLAEESGKRIRLSTKAIVGATSKGLSGQIDAMFVAGPPPDAAVIMIGANDITKPNGTRASARRLGRAVGRLRVAGAVVVVGTCPDFGVIKAIPQPLRWVAHSQGLRLARAQAAEVRAAGGMPVPFSDLLAPEFHKTPEVLFSSDMFHPSGAGYRLAAQQLLPALRNTLGDFVSDGPSEPALESRVDENNSLLARIGNVSRLWRRTTGVPAPIVAPAG, from the coding sequence GTGGGTTCACGCAGCCGTGCTCCTCGCCTCCGAAACCGGTCGACCCTGGCCGCGGCGGCGGTCGCCACCGTCGCCTCCACCGGCTATCTCGGGGCGCGCAGTCTGCTCAGCGGGCAGGCCGCCCAGACCCGCCAGGTGATACCCAAGTCCTGGGACATCCCGCCCCGCGCCGACGGCGTCTACTCCCCCGGCGGTGGGCCGGCCGAACGCTGGACCCGCGATGTGCCCTTCGACCTGCACCTGATGATCTTCGGCGACTCGACGGCCACCGGGTACGGCAGCGCCACCGCCGACGAGGTGCCCGGCGTGCTGCTGGCCCGCGGTCTGGCCGAGGAGTCCGGCAAGCGGATCCGGCTCAGCACGAAGGCGATCGTCGGCGCCACCTCCAAGGGGTTGTCCGGGCAGATCGACGCCATGTTCGTGGCCGGCCCCCCGCCGGACGCGGCGGTGATCATGATCGGGGCCAACGACATCACCAAACCCAACGGCACCCGGGCGTCGGCGCGCCGACTCGGACGGGCCGTCGGGCGCCTGCGCGTCGCGGGTGCGGTCGTGGTGGTCGGCACCTGCCCGGACTTCGGCGTCATCAAGGCCATCCCGCAGCCGCTGCGCTGGGTGGCGCACAGCCAGGGCCTGCGACTGGCCCGGGCGCAGGCGGCCGAGGTGCGGGCCGCCGGCGGCATGCCGGTGCCGTTCTCCGACCTGCTGGCCCCGGAATTCCACAAGACCCCCGAGGTGCTGTTCTCCTCGGACATGTTCCACCCGTCGGGCGCCGGCTACCGGCTGGCCGCCCAGCAGCTACTACCCGCGCTACGTAATACGTTGGGCGACTTCGTATCTGACGGACCGTCCGAACCGGCGCTGGAATCGCGGGTGGATGAGAACAATTCGCTGCTGGCCCGGATCGGCAACGTGAGCCGGCTGTGGCGTCGCACAACCGGGGTCCCCGCTCCGATCGTGGCGCCCGCGGGCTAG